A genomic stretch from Alphaproteobacteria bacterium includes:
- the rsfS gene encoding ribosome silencing factor: MNKKTDQIKEKKIVKKRIPKSKKSNNDNLIKIITSCLEDNKAENITIIDLIGKTSIADFMVVANGTSTRHLISMADHLAVKLKGIHIFPVHIEGKDKAEWILIDAKDVIIHLFRPDTRNFYNLEKMWGEHLPE; this comes from the coding sequence ATGAACAAAAAAACAGATCAAATAAAAGAAAAAAAAATTGTTAAAAAAAGAATACCTAAATCCAAAAAAAGCAATAATGATAATTTAATTAAAATTATCACATCCTGTTTGGAAGATAACAAAGCAGAAAATATCACCATTATTGATTTAATAGGAAAAACGAGTATTGCAGATTTTATGGTTGTTGCAAATGGGACGTCAACCCGGCATCTTATTTCAATGGCCGACCATTTAGCCGTGAAATTAAAAGGTATCCATATCTTTCCCGTTCATATAGAAGGTAAAGATAAAGCAGAATGGATATTAATTGATGCTAAAGATGTTATTATTCATCTTTTTCGTCCAGATACCCGAAATTTTTATAATCTTGAAAAAATGTGGGGGGAACATTTGCCTGAATAA
- a CDS encoding CarD family transcriptional regulator, translating to MKKELAFKKGDYLVYPTHGVGKVLGIEKQDISGLTLKFLTINFDKDKMTLRVPLSKLQNAGLRRLSSKKAMENALSSLKNRTKTKRTMWSRRAQEYEAKINSGNPASIAEVVRDLHRNTDQPEQSYSERQIYQLALDRLVRELAAVERIDESTATRKLEQALKVA from the coding sequence ATGAAAAAAGAACTAGCATTCAAAAAAGGCGATTATTTAGTTTATCCAACTCATGGTGTGGGCAAAGTCCTCGGCATAGAAAAACAGGATATTTCTGGATTAACTTTAAAATTTTTAACCATTAATTTTGATAAAGATAAAATGACTTTGCGAGTGCCACTTAGCAAACTCCAAAATGCAGGATTAAGACGCTTAAGTTCAAAAAAAGCTATGGAAAATGCTTTATCTTCTTTAAAGAATCGGACAAAAACCAAACGAACAATGTGGAGCAGACGCGCCCAAGAATATGAAGCAAAAATTAATTCTGGAAACCCTGCTTCTATTGCAGAAGTTGTTCGGGATTTACACCGTAATACTGATCAACCTGAACAATCTTACAGTGAACGTCAAATTTATCAATTAGCACTTGATCGCCTTGTTCGTGAACTTGCTGCTGTAGAACGAATTGACGAATCAACCGCAACAAGAAAATTAGAACAAGCCTTAAAAGTAGCTTAA
- a CDS encoding peptide chain release factor 3 → MTLHSYPRRTFAIISHPDAGKTTLTEKLLLFGGAIQMAGAVKARGEQRRARSDWMKVEQERGISVTASVMTFQYENHIFNLLDTPGHEDFSEDTYRTLTAVDSVIMVLDVAKGIETQTRKLFEVCRLRDIPIITFINKLDREGRDPFSLLDEIEKTLALEVAPVSWPIGMGREFSGCYDLVQNHLIAFERSKGYVVNESKVFNDLQDSSLSKFLSEPLRQQLINDIDMIKGIYPSFDLDLYRAGHLTPVYFGSAVNNFGIHELLRGLINFAPSPRPQKTVQRMVEPHENKVTGFVFKIQANMDPKHRDRIAFIRLCSGHFKRGSKLLHVRSGKIMAIHNPILFMAQDRQLAEEAFAGDIIGILNHGNLHIGDALSEGEKLSFMDIPSFAPEFLQTVRSEDPMKMKHLVKALIELAEEGVARVFKPRLGLDWIVGVVGPLQFDILADRMRNEYGLPVKFEAFNIHAVRWIDSEDHLLIKRFVALNEASIADDHLDRHVFLARNLWHMERTQEEWPQIKFLKLAQSK, encoded by the coding sequence ATGACATTACATTCTTACCCAAGACGTACTTTTGCAATTATATCGCATCCTGATGCTGGGAAAACTACGTTAACAGAAAAACTATTATTATTTGGTGGTGCTATCCAAATGGCGGGTGCCGTAAAAGCCCGGGGTGAACAAAGACGTGCCAGATCTGATTGGATGAAAGTTGAACAAGAACGGGGAATTTCTGTCACAGCTTCTGTGATGACTTTCCAATATGAAAATCATATTTTTAATTTACTTGATACGCCTGGGCACGAAGATTTTAGTGAAGATACATACCGGACTTTAACTGCGGTTGATTCAGTTATCATGGTTCTTGATGTTGCAAAGGGGATTGAAACACAAACACGTAAATTGTTTGAAGTATGTCGTTTAAGGGATATTCCAATTATTACTTTTATTAATAAATTAGACCGAGAAGGCCGCGATCCGTTTTCTTTACTGGATGAAATTGAAAAAACTTTGGCTTTAGAAGTAGCGCCGGTAAGTTGGCCCATAGGTATGGGTAGAGAATTTTCTGGATGTTATGATTTGGTTCAAAACCACCTTATTGCTTTTGAACGAAGCAAGGGATATGTCGTGAATGAATCAAAAGTTTTCAATGACTTACAAGATTCTTCTTTAAGTAAATTTTTATCAGAACCTCTTCGTCAACAATTAATCAATGACATAGATATGATTAAGGGGATTTATCCTTCTTTTGATTTAGATCTTTATCGGGCCGGTCATTTAACCCCAGTATATTTTGGAAGTGCCGTCAATAATTTTGGAATACATGAATTATTAAGGGGGTTAATAAATTTTGCACCTAGTCCTCGACCACAAAAAACAGTTCAAAGAATGGTAGAGCCTCATGAAAATAAAGTCACAGGGTTCGTATTTAAAATTCAAGCAAATATGGATCCTAAGCACCGGGATAGAATTGCCTTTATCAGATTATGTTCAGGCCATTTTAAACGAGGAAGTAAATTACTTCATGTGCGTAGTGGAAAAATAATGGCTATCCATAATCCTATTTTATTTATGGCCCAAGACAGACAATTGGCGGAAGAAGCCTTTGCCGGTGATATTATTGGTATTTTAAATCATGGAAATTTACATATTGGGGATGCCTTATCTGAAGGTGAAAAATTAAGTTTTATGGATATACCAAGCTTTGCCCCCGAATTTCTTCAAACAGTTCGCTCTGAAGACCCAATGAAAATGAAACATTTAGTCAAAGCACTTATTGAATTAGCAGAAGAAGGTGTCGCAAGAGTGTTCAAACCGCGTCTTGGTCTAGACTGGATTGTAGGTGTCGTAGGACCATTACAATTTGATATATTAGCTGATCGAATGCGCAATGAATACGGACTGCCTGTAAAATTTGAAGCTTTCAATATTCATGCAGTACGGTGGATTGATTCAGAAGATCATCTTTTAATCAAAAGATTTGTTGCCCTTAACGAGGCTTCTATTGCAGACGATCATTTAGATAGACATGTTTTTCTTGCTCGTAATCTTTGGCATATGGAAAGAACGCAAGAAGAATGGCCGCAAATCAAATTTCTTAAACTTGCGCAATCTAAGTGA